From Vicingaceae bacterium, the proteins below share one genomic window:
- a CDS encoding SOS-response transcriptional regulator UmuD-like protein, translating into MSIKLYEGSRLEIYSAMTDTVLERPFVGGGISAGFPSPAMDFEFDAIDLNRFLVKHPAATFYGRVKGNSLKNAGIDDGDILVIDRSMEPSHGKIAVCYINGEFTAKRIHISKGEVWLMPENEDYEPIKVEEGNELIIWGVVTYVIKAV; encoded by the coding sequence ATGAGCATCAAGTTGTACGAAGGATCACGGCTGGAGATATACAGTGCAATGACGGATACGGTCCTGGAACGTCCTTTTGTGGGAGGAGGAATAAGTGCCGGATTTCCTTCTCCGGCAATGGATTTTGAATTTGACGCTATTGATTTAAACAGGTTTTTGGTAAAGCATCCTGCTGCCACTTTTTACGGAAGAGTAAAAGGAAACTCCCTTAAGAATGCAGGGATTGATGATGGCGACATCCTGGTGATCGACCGGAGTATGGAGCCCTCCCATGGCAAAATAGCTGTTTGCTATATTAATGGAGAATTCACGGCCAAACGCATCCATATCAGCAAAGGTGAAGTGTGGTTGATGCCCGAAAATGAAGATTATGAACCCATCAAGGTGGAAGAAGGCAATGAGTTGATTATTTGGGGAGTGGTTACGTATGTGATTAAAGCAGTGTAA
- the umuC gene encoding SOS mutagenesis and repair protein UmuC — MFALIDCNNFYASCERVFRPDLLGKPVVVLSNNDGCVIARSNEAKALGIPMGAPAFEYEEIFEQHKVHVFSANFPLYGDMSRRVMSIIADMSPGVEIYSIDEAFVDLRGVDREQLKSWGRSLREKVLKWTGIPVSIGIAPSKALAKVANRVAKKFPDQTANCHVIDSDYLREKALRWLSIEDVWGIGRRYTRKLQAMGIKTAFDFCRLPEAWVKKHMTIQGWRLQQELKGHPVLDLEVSIPKKSIATTRSFDRHYENFDDLRERIVTFAASCAEKLRRQNSLCSVLIVFIHTNGFRKDLPQYSRNVLLQLPYPTDSTLVIARFAEEGLKRIYKPGFAYKKAGVILTDFVNHASVQLNLFETPDMRHGRLMKAIDNINSRWGMMKIRLAAQDAKTWKMKQALLSPQYTTRLSDILVIKA, encoded by the coding sequence ATGTTTGCATTGATCGATTGTAATAATTTTTATGCTTCATGTGAGAGGGTGTTCAGGCCCGATCTTCTTGGCAAACCGGTGGTGGTACTTTCCAACAATGATGGATGTGTGATAGCCAGAAGCAACGAAGCAAAAGCATTGGGCATCCCGATGGGGGCGCCGGCTTTTGAGTATGAAGAGATTTTTGAGCAACACAAAGTGCATGTTTTCTCGGCCAATTTTCCGTTATACGGAGACATGAGCCGCAGGGTGATGAGTATCATAGCGGACATGTCGCCCGGAGTGGAGATATACAGCATAGACGAGGCCTTTGTCGACCTTCGGGGAGTGGACAGAGAGCAACTGAAATCATGGGGAAGGTCCTTACGCGAAAAAGTGTTGAAATGGACAGGAATACCGGTAAGCATAGGCATTGCTCCTTCAAAAGCTTTGGCAAAAGTGGCCAACAGAGTAGCAAAAAAGTTTCCGGACCAAACCGCTAATTGTCATGTAATAGACAGCGATTATCTAAGAGAAAAAGCTTTAAGGTGGTTATCTATTGAAGATGTGTGGGGAATAGGTCGCCGATATACGCGTAAGTTGCAAGCCATGGGAATAAAAACAGCTTTCGATTTTTGCCGCTTGCCCGAAGCTTGGGTAAAGAAGCACATGACCATTCAAGGGTGGAGGTTGCAGCAGGAGCTCAAAGGCCATCCTGTTTTGGATTTAGAAGTATCCATACCAAAGAAATCGATTGCCACCACGCGGTCGTTTGACCGGCATTATGAGAACTTTGACGATCTGCGTGAACGTATAGTGACGTTTGCCGCATCGTGTGCCGAAAAATTGCGCCGGCAAAACTCTCTGTGCAGCGTGCTCATTGTGTTTATTCATACCAACGGTTTTCGGAAAGATTTGCCTCAATACAGCCGGAATGTGTTGCTGCAATTGCCTTATCCTACCGACTCTACCTTGGTGATTGCGCGTTTTGCCGAAGAAGGTTTAAAACGTATCTATAAGCCGGGATTTGCTTATAAAAAAGCAGGCGTGATATTGACCGATTTTGTCAATCATGCTTCTGTGCAGCTTAATTTGTTTGAAACGCCGGATATGCGCCATGGACGTTTGATGAAAGCTATTGACAACATCAACAGCCGCTGGGGAATGATGAAGATTCGTCTGGCTGCACAGGATGCCAAAACATGGAAAATGAAGCAGGCATTGCTTTCTCCTCAATATACCACACGCTTGAGCGATATATTGGTTATTAAAGCATAA
- a CDS encoding DUF159 family protein, translating to MCFYTSQSKTALQLEQRFHAIFEDVQRYTPGLYVAFAYPETPVIRHHTPDKIEMLHWGLIPPWAKNTDIRKYTLNAKIETIEQKPSFKPVVKNRCLVLVDSFYEWKWLDPKGKQKQKYRIALPENEPFALGGLWSEWIDKQTGELWKTYTILTTDANDMMAEIHNSKKRMPIVLHPDYEQEWLKGGDPVMQDDRLVAFPE from the coding sequence ATGTGTTTTTATACATCACAAAGCAAAACAGCTCTGCAATTGGAACAGCGTTTTCATGCCATTTTTGAAGATGTACAAAGGTATACACCGGGCCTATATGTGGCATTTGCTTATCCTGAGACCCCCGTGATTCGTCATCATACACCGGATAAAATAGAAATGCTCCATTGGGGACTTATTCCGCCATGGGCTAAAAATACAGACATACGCAAATATACGCTAAATGCCAAAATCGAAACTATCGAACAAAAACCATCGTTCAAACCGGTAGTAAAAAATCGGTGTTTGGTATTGGTGGACAGTTTCTACGAATGGAAATGGCTTGATCCCAAAGGGAAGCAAAAACAAAAGTACCGGATAGCATTGCCGGAAAATGAACCTTTTGCATTGGGGGGATTGTGGAGCGAATGGATCGACAAACAAACAGGCGAATTGTGGAAAACATACACCATATTGACTACTGATGCCAACGATATGATGGCTGAAATACATAACAGCAAAAAAAGAATGCCGATAGTTTTGCACCCGGATTATGAGCAAGAATGGTTGAAGGGTGGAGACCCGGTTATGCAGGATGACCGCTTGGTGGCTTTTCCGGAGTGA